A single Numenius arquata chromosome 15, bNumArq3.hap1.1, whole genome shotgun sequence DNA region contains:
- the CCDC186 gene encoding coiled-coil domain-containing protein 186 has protein sequence MIISPEEGADQMVEDFQRKMMERYLPEMQSVLEPVNPSDDTSSRSPDNEKSDKTSGMKDCSSISCTGDEGGVLERESRLLLSDQDSAVLGISSNGALAERQEQQRGGADCCANTCSERKVEGSTKPEHISSEEFERQDPKTNQTEQSLMELLQELREESDLVKKSSDKIYSESPYDTDCTKKLISTIHQTSSQEDLLKEIESELLSTDFSKEQKFPNGVRKGEQALAVFEKCVQDKYLEQEQTIKKLIKENKKHQELILEICSEKDNLKDELKKRTETEKQHLNIIKQLEARMEELNKEVKASKDKLLTQDAAAKNAIQQLHKEMAFRMEQANKKCEEARHEKETMVMKYVRGEKESLDLRKEKEILERRVRDANKEIEKHTNKIKQLSQEKGRLHQLYETKDGEATRLNREIEKLKEEINSHVIKVKWAQNKLKTEMDSHKETKERLKDAMTKLTEAKEEADQIRKNCQEMIKTYQESEEIKSNELDAKLRVTKGELEKQIQEKSDHLEVHHAKIKELEDLKRTFKEGMDELRTLRTKVKCLEEERLRTEDELSKYKEIINRQKTEIQNLLDRVKTVDRLQDQHQRDEQEISALKEEVDGFNSLIADLQKDIEGSRKRESELLIFTEKLTSKNAQLQSENNSLQSQLDKLSYSERELQNQLECVQQAKDDLATKLQKEEDQRKLEVETLQAQLASEQKELTALKTHVDELKDELTTQKRKHAANLKDLTKQLQLARRKLDQMENGNYDKEVSSMGSRSSSSGSLNARSSNEDRSPENTGSSVAVDSFPEVDKSVLVERILRLQKAHARKNEKMEFMEDHIKQLVEEIRKKTKIIQSYILREEAGTLSSEASDFNKVHLSRRGGIMASLYTSHPADSGLTLELSLEINRKLQAVLEDTLLKNITLKENLQTLGTEIERLIKHKHELEQKIKQT, from the exons ATGATCATCAGCCCTGAGGAAGGAGCAGATCAAATGGTTGAAG atttccaaaggaaaatgatGGAGAGATATTTACCAGAAATGCAAAGCGTGCTGGAGCCAGTCAATCCATCAGATGATACCTCTTCCAGGTCCCCAGATAACGAGAAGTCTGATAAAACATCTGGAATGAAGGACTGCTCAAGCATCAGTTGTACTGGAGATGAAGGCGGCGTCTTGGAAAGGGAATCGAGGTTGTTGCTCTCGGACCAGGATTCAGCAGTTCTTGGCATAAGCAGCAATGGGGCCCTGGCAGAAAGACAGGAGCAGCAGCGTGGGGGAGCAGACTGCTGTGCCAATACCTGCTCTGAAAGAAAGGTAGAAGGCTCCACAAAACCAGAACATATATCCAGTGAAGAATTTGAACGACAGGATCCAAAAACTAATCAGACAGAACAATCATTAATGGAACTACTACAGGAGCTAAGGGAGGAGTCTGACTTGGTGAAAAAATCTAGCGATAAAATCTATTCAGAAAGCCCTTACGACACAGACTGCACAAAGAAGCTTATTTCCACAATACATCAGACTTCCTCACAGGAGGATTTGCTAAAGGAAATAGAGTCTGAACTCTTATCTACAGATTTTTCGAAGGAACAAAAATTCCCAAACGGTGTGCGGAAGGGTGAGCAGGCCTTGGCCGTGTTTGAAAAATGTGTGCAAGATAAGTACCTGGAGCAAGAACAAACTATAAAAAA actgataaaagaaaataaaaagcatcaaGAACTGATTTTGGAAATTTGTTCAGAAAAGGACAACTTAAAAGATGAATTGAAAAAacgaacagaaacagaaaagcagcaccTCAACATTATTAAACAG CTGGAAGCAAGAATGGAAGAGCTTAATAAAGAAGTGAAAGCCAGTAAAGACAAACTTTTAACTCAAGATGCAGCAGCCAAAAATGCTATTCAGCAGTTACATAAAGAGATGGCCTTTCGAATGGAACAG gCAAACAAGAAATGTGAAGAAGCACGCCATGAGAAGGAAACAATGGTGATGAAATATGTCCGAGGGGAGAAAGAGTCACTTGACCTGCGAAAGGAAAAGGAGATACTTGAGAGAAGAGTGAGAGATGCAAACAAAGAAATTGAGAAGCATACTAATAAAATCAAACAGCTTTCTCAGGAAAAAGGAAGATTGCACCAGCTCTATGAAACTAAG GATGGTGAAGCCACTCGACTCAACAGAGAAATAGAGAAATTGAAAGAAGAAATCAATTCTCATGTTATCAAAGTAAAATGGGCTCAGaacaaactgaaaacagaaatggatTCACACAAG GAAACCAAAGAACGCCTCAAAGATGCAATGACAAAATTAACTGAAGCAAAAGAAGAAGCAGACCAGATAAGGAAAAACTGTCAAGAAATGATAAAAACCTATCAA gaatcagaagaaattaaatcaaatgaATTGGATGCAAAACTCCGGGTAACTAAAGGAGAACTAGAGAAACAAATTCAGGAGAAGTCTGATCACCTGGAG GTGCatcatgcaaaaataaaagaactggAGGACTTGAAGAGGACATTTAAAGAAGGCATGGATGAGCTTCGGACACTGAGAACAAAG gTAAAATGTCTAGAAGAAGAACGTTTAAGAACAGAAGATGAGTTATCAAAGTATAAAGAAATCATTAATAGacagaaaactgaaattcagaattTGCTGGACAGAGTCAAAACTGTAGATCGTCTGCAGGATCAACATCAGAG AGATGAACAAGAAATCAGTGCTCTAAAGGAAGAAGTAGATGGTTTCAATTCTCTGATTGCTGATCTCCAGAAGGACATTGAAGGTAGTCGGAAAAGAGAATCTGAGCTATTGATATTCACTGAAAAATTAACCAGTAAGAATGCACAGCTTCAGTCTGAAAACAATTCCTTACAGAGCCAATTGGATAAGCTTTCTTACAGCGAAAGAGAGCTGCAGAACCAGCTGGAATGTGTTCAACAGGCTAAAGATGATCTG GCCACCAAGTTGCAGAAGGAGGAGGATCAGCGGAAGCTAGAGGTTGAGACGCTACAGGCTCAGCTCGCTTCAGAGCAGAAAGAGCTGACAGCGCTGAAGACCCACGTGGATGAACTGAAAGATGAACTGACAACCCAGAAGCGCAAGCATGCTGCAAACCTGAAAGATCTCACAAAACAACTTCAGCTAG CACGCAGGAAATTGGATCAGATGGAAAATGGTAATTATGACAAAGAAGTCAGCAGCATGGGGAGCCGTTCCAGTTCATCAG GGTCCCTTAATGCGCGCAGCAGCAATGAGGATCGGTCACCTGAGAATACTGGATCTTCAGTAGCTGTGGACAGCTTCCCAGAGGTGGACAAGTCTGTCTTGGTGGAAAGAATACTAAGGCTACAGAAGGCACATGCTCGAAAGAATGAAAAGATGGAGTTTATGGAGGATCACATTAAACAACTGGTggaggaaatcaggaaaaaaacaaa AATTATTCAGAGTTACATTTTGCGGGAAGAAGCTGGAACACTATCCTCAGAGGCCTCTGACTTCAACAAAGTTCACTTGAGTAGACGGGGTGGGATTATGGCATCTCTCTATACATCTCATCCCGCAGATAGCGGTCTCACGTTGGAACTCTCCTTAGAGATAAACAGGAAGCTTCAGGCTGTGTTAGAAGATACattactgaaaaatataacatTGAAA gaAAACCTTCAAACTCTAGGAACAGAAATAGAACGGCTTATTAAACACAAGCATGAactggaacagaaaataaagcagacaTAA